Proteins encoded in a region of the Elaeis guineensis isolate ETL-2024a chromosome 7, EG11, whole genome shotgun sequence genome:
- the LOC140859264 gene encoding flavonol 3-O-glucosyltransferase UGT89B1-like, whose protein sequence is MFHCEDGDGPIALTILSDLSSSQIFPFKHLPSIWGWLRAGGPNWESLQEGFLTNTTGSWDAVINTFDAFEGHFFAHLKHGNYCIWAVGPISPASHMVGHYGQRSISVEEVAAWLDACPLWSVVYICFGSQYTPTEKQGR, encoded by the coding sequence ATGTTTCACTGTGAGGATGGTGATGGCCCCATCGCCCTCACCATCCTCTCCGACCTCTCCTCTTCCCAGATCTTCCCCTTCAAGCACCTCCCCAGCATTTGGGGTTGGCTCAGGGCTGGAGGCCCGAACTGGGAGTCACTACAAGAGGGCTTCCTCACCAACACTACCGGCAGTTGGGATGCGGTCATCAACACCTTCGATGCCTTCGAGGGTCATTTCTTTGCGCACTTAAAGCATGGCAACTACTGCATCTGGGCTGTGGGGCCCATCTCCCCAGCCAGTCATATGGTGGGGCACTATGGCCAGAGATCCATCTCGGTGGAGGAGGTGGCGGCTTGGCTGGATGCGTGCCCACTGTGGTCGGTGGTGTACATTTGCTTTGGAAGCCAATACACGCCCACAGAGAAGCAGGGGCGatag